DNA sequence from the Thermoplasmata archaeon genome:
CGGCCGACCGCTTCGAGACCGAGTTCGTCAACCAGCGCCCCGACGAGGACCGCACGATCGACCAGAGCCTCGGCATCGGCTGGGAGATCCTCTCCGACCTCCCCGACGCCGAGTTGAAGCGGATCAAGCCGGAGTTCATCGCGAAGTACCGGACCCACCCGAGCCCGGTGAGCTAGCCTCGAGGTCCCCCCGTGCCCGCCGAGACGGTCCGACCCACGCGCCTCGAGCTCCTGCGCACCCGCCGGCGCATCGTGGTCGCGCGCAAGGGCCTCAACCTGTTGAAGCTCAAGCGGACCGCGCTGATCGTCGAGTTCTTCGCGATCTCGAAGGAGGCGATGCGCCTGCGCGGCGACCTGCGGCAGCGGATCGCGCGCGGCTACGAGTCGATCCGCTGGGCGGAGATGATGGAAGGGCCCACCCGGCTCGAGAGCATCTCGATGCTGCTCCCCGACGTGCGCCCGGTCCAGGTCGCGACGAAGAACGTGATGGGGGTGCGCACCCCCCGGGTCGACCGCGGGAGCTACGCGCCGATCGCGGCGCCCGAGCTCCTCGACCTGCCGACGTCCGTCAACGAGGCGATCCGCCACTTCCAAGGGATCTACGCGGTCGTCCTCGACATCGCCGAGAAGGAGAACGCGCTGCGCCGCCTGCTCCAGGAGATCGAGAAGACCAAGCGGCGGGCGAGCGCGATCGAGAACGTCCTGATCCCGCGGCTGCAGGCCACGGTGCGCTACATCAAGTTCCGATTCGACGAGCTCGAGCGCGACTCGTTCAGCATGCTCAAGACGGTCAAGCGCAAGCTCGAGCAGGAGGAGGCGCGTGCCGCCGCCGGCGCCTAACGCCGCGGTCCGCCGGTTCGTCGCCGTGCAGGCGGCGAGCCTCGCGCTGAAGCTCGCGGCGCTCGCGCTCTTCGTCGCCCTCGTCGCGAAGTACGTGGGGGGTTGGTGATGGCCGCCGCTGGGGAGACCGCCGCGCTCCCGGCAGGCTCGATCGACGCGCTCAAGCGCGTGCGGG
Encoded proteins:
- a CDS encoding V-type ATP synthase subunit D, which produces MPAETVRPTRLELLRTRRRIVVARKGLNLLKLKRTALIVEFFAISKEAMRLRGDLRQRIARGYESIRWAEMMEGPTRLESISMLLPDVRPVQVATKNVMGVRTPRVDRGSYAPIAAPELLDLPTSVNEAIRHFQGIYAVVLDIAEKENALRRLLQEIEKTKRRASAIENVLIPRLQATVRYIKFRFDELERDSFSMLKTVKRKLEQEEARAAAGA